The following proteins are encoded in a genomic region of Thermosinus carboxydivorans Nor1:
- a CDS encoding radical SAM/SPASM domain-containing protein — MYYRLHPYCYLVRGAKRGAIYNLQTGKVHSINKGAVDFLFACENSALEDLLDLALPENKPQLAFLDKLTAMGLGSFYLSQPAERPAPPQVAPPKLEFVWLELTASCNNRCLHCYATSGPCAGYDAVPHDRWLSLITEARQAGATAIQFIGGEPLLYPRWQELAQRARQDGYEFIEIFTNATLIDDDCIKFVKDNQINIATTIYAANAAVHDRVTLNPGSFNQTMAAVRKLLAAGVPLRIASIIMKANEEEAENIMKLCEELGVEVTPPDVVRPTGRGDNSKLLPDKYQKPPIRPPFFTDEESFFRAQCYHSCLAGKIAITAAGDVIPCIFARDQLCGNILRQSLATILAGQKLEQCWRTTKDQVEKCQDCEYRYACTDCRPLAQGSDTAKRWLACSNDCDYNPYTGNWKTIKE, encoded by the coding sequence TTGTATTATCGCCTTCACCCCTACTGCTACCTTGTCCGCGGGGCCAAGCGCGGCGCCATCTACAACCTGCAGACCGGCAAGGTGCATTCTATCAATAAAGGTGCCGTTGATTTTCTCTTTGCCTGCGAAAATAGTGCCCTGGAAGATCTGCTCGACCTCGCTTTGCCGGAAAACAAGCCGCAGCTGGCTTTTCTCGACAAGCTAACGGCCATGGGTCTGGGCTCGTTTTACCTGAGCCAACCGGCCGAGCGTCCGGCGCCGCCTCAAGTCGCGCCGCCCAAGCTGGAATTTGTCTGGCTGGAACTTACCGCGAGCTGCAATAACCGTTGCCTGCACTGCTACGCTACCAGCGGCCCCTGTGCCGGCTACGACGCCGTGCCCCACGACCGCTGGCTGTCCCTTATCACCGAAGCCCGGCAGGCCGGCGCCACGGCCATTCAGTTTATCGGCGGCGAGCCGCTGCTCTACCCCCGATGGCAAGAGTTAGCCCAGCGCGCCCGCCAGGACGGCTATGAATTCATTGAAATTTTTACGAACGCCACCCTCATTGACGACGACTGTATAAAGTTTGTTAAAGACAACCAAATCAATATTGCCACGACCATTTACGCCGCCAATGCTGCCGTCCATGACCGCGTCACCTTAAACCCCGGCAGCTTCAATCAGACGATGGCCGCCGTCCGTAAACTGTTGGCCGCCGGTGTACCTTTGCGCATCGCTTCCATTATCATGAAGGCCAATGAGGAAGAAGCTGAAAACATTATGAAACTATGCGAAGAATTAGGCGTGGAAGTGACGCCGCCTGACGTCGTTCGCCCCACCGGCCGCGGTGACAATAGCAAGCTGCTACCGGACAAATACCAAAAGCCTCCCATCAGACCGCCCTTTTTCACCGATGAGGAAAGCTTTTTCCGGGCCCAGTGCTATCACTCTTGTTTAGCCGGCAAAATTGCCATTACCGCCGCCGGTGACGTCATTCCCTGCATTTTCGCACGCGACCAGCTATGCGGCAATATTCTCCGCCAATCACTGGCTACCATCCTGGCAGGTCAAAAACTTGAGCAATGCTGGCGCACCACTAAGGACCAAGTGGAAAAGTGCCAGGACTGCGAATATCGCTACGCCTGCACCGATTGCCGTCCGCTGGCCCAGGGAAGCGATACCGCCAAACGTTGGCTCGCCTGCTCAAATGATTGCGACTATAATCCTTATACCGGAAACTGGAAAACGATTAAAGAGTGA
- a CDS encoding response regulator — protein sequence MNVSFVVVDDDVSVRKIIQHIINEYELGKVVAECGDGIAAEKIIRDVRPHIALVDLLLPKQDGIELIRKLAADRLDTSFIMISQVNSEPMITRAYECGIEFFIHKPINVLEVVSVINRVKESRRLRQFVSIIQQTASQYSVALKSAEQPKNNLKTNVYRIFSDIGIIGEAGAKDIYQIVELVDAWSEGTANYCYQLSDVYSKLSAKTQQDAKTIEQRVRRTIAKALQNLANLGIEDYYNEKFQNYSTVLFDFKEVRQEINFINGKSTYRGKINVKKFIEGLIFAAKLN from the coding sequence ATGAACGTGTCTTTTGTTGTGGTCGATGACGATGTTAGTGTCCGCAAAATTATTCAGCACATAATTAACGAATATGAGCTTGGCAAAGTAGTAGCGGAATGCGGCGACGGAATTGCCGCAGAAAAAATTATCCGCGATGTGCGGCCACATATCGCCCTGGTGGATTTGCTGTTGCCTAAGCAGGACGGTATTGAGCTGATAAGAAAGTTAGCGGCCGACCGGCTGGATACATCATTTATTATGATCTCTCAGGTTAATAGTGAACCCATGATTACCAGGGCGTATGAATGCGGCATTGAATTTTTTATTCACAAGCCCATTAACGTTCTTGAAGTTGTATCGGTCATTAACCGGGTAAAAGAAAGTCGCCGGCTAAGGCAGTTCGTTTCCATCATTCAGCAGACGGCTTCGCAATATTCCGTAGCTTTAAAGTCGGCGGAGCAGCCGAAAAATAATTTAAAGACCAATGTGTACCGGATATTTTCCGATATCGGGATTATTGGCGAAGCCGGCGCGAAAGATATTTACCAGATTGTCGAGTTGGTAGACGCTTGGTCGGAAGGAACGGCGAATTACTGTTACCAGTTGAGCGATGTCTATAGCAAGTTGTCGGCCAAAACACAGCAAGATGCCAAAACGATCGAGCAGCGGGTGCGGCGGACGATTGCCAAGGCGCTACAAAATTTGGCCAATCTCGGTATTGAAGATTACTATAATGAGAAATTCCAAAATTACAGTACGGTGTTATTTGACTTTAAAGAAGTGCGGCAGGAGATTAACTTTATTAACGGTAAAAGCACTTACCGGGGAAAAATTAACGTTAAAAAGTTTATCGAAGGCTTGATTTTTGCCGCTAAGCTGAACTGA